In one Euleptes europaea isolate rEulEur1 chromosome 12, rEulEur1.hap1, whole genome shotgun sequence genomic region, the following are encoded:
- the LOC130485395 gene encoding sialidase-3-like gives MAEARVGLGKVALFRQESPEGLTYRIPALMYLPSESMFLAFAEERSSPSDDHAKSLVMRRGKKEGESVQWGPQEALVTAALPDHRTMNPCPVNDRKSGKIFLFFICVKTHVTELHQIKSGRNAARLCHVSSEDGGRTWSQLTDLTDQVIGDDLRNWATFAVGPGHGLQMSSGRLVIPAYTYYIHKRSCGLPICCCTKPHCFIFYSDDSGQSWSQGQLVTTLRAGECQVAELTRQDNSHVLYCNSRSPDKYRVEAFSTDDGNQFEEFFLCKDLQETGKGCQGSVVSFTPVPWPSDLDHQKKEEGGPSHPLNVCPSTALNTAKQWLLFSHPTGRRKRVNLGIYLNTSPLAKGSWKDPWVLNEGPSGYSDLAVCEENRSLLFGCLFESGVSSELEEIAFQLFSNAELLRNVREG, from the exons ATGGCTGAAGCTCGTGTGGGCTTGGGGAAGGTGGCTCTGTTCCGCCAGGAATCGCCAGAAGGCCTCACCTACCGCATCCCGGCTCTGATGTACCTGCCTTCTGAGTCCATGTTCCTGGCCTTTGCGGAGGAACGCTCTTCGCCCAGCGACGATCACGCAAAATCTCTGGTGATGCGACGcgggaagaaggaaggagagtCTGTCCAG TGGGGTCCCCAAGAGGCCCTGGTGACCGCCGCGCTTCCAGATCACCGCACCATGAATCCTTGTCCAGTCAATGACAGAAAGAGTGGCAaaatctttctcttcttcatCTGCGTTAAGACTCACGTCACGGAGCTGCACCAGATCAAGTCAGGGAGGAATGCTGCCAGGCTGTGCCACGTCTCTAGCGAAGATGGCGGCCGCACCTGGAGCCAGCTGACAGATTTGACCGACCAGGTGATCGGAGACGACTTGAGAAACTGGGCCACCTTTGCCGTTGGGCCTGGCCACGGGTTGCAGATGAGCTCCGGGCGCCTGGTGATCCCAGCGTATACGTACTACATCCACAAGCGTAGCTGCGGCCTGCCAATCTGCTGCTGCACCAAGCCTCATTGCTTTATTTTCTACAGCGATGACAGTGGCCAGAGCTGGTCCCAGGGCCAGCTTGTCACGACCTTGCGAGCCGGAGAGTGCCAGGTTGCCGAGTTGACCCGCCAGGACAATAGCCATGTCTTGTACTGCAATTCTCGCAGCCCAGACAAGTACAGGGTCGAGGCCTTCAGCACAGACGATGGGAACCAATTTGAGGAGTTCTTCCtatgcaaggacttgcaggagacaGGGAAAGGTTGCCAGGGCAGCGTGGTGAGTTTCACCCCAGTGCCATGGCCCTCGGATCTGGACCACCagaagaaagaggaagggggaCCAAGTCATCCACTCAACGTTTGTCCCTCAACTGCCTTGAACACCGCCAAGCAATGGCTGCTTTTCTCTCACCCCACAGGCAGACGCAAGCGAGTCAACCTGGGCATCTACCTCAACACCTCCCCGCTGGCCAAGGGCAGCTGGAAGGACCCCTGGGTGCTGAACGAAGGGCCCAGCGGGTACTCGGACCTGGCCGTGTGCGAAGAGAACCGCTCGCTGCTCTTCGGCTGCTTGTTTGAGAGCGGCGTGTCAAGCGAGCTGGAGGAAATCGCTTTCCAGCTTTTCAGTAATGCTGAGCTCCTGAGGAATGTGAGGGAAGGTTGA
- the LOC130485609 gene encoding sialidase-3-like: protein MADARVVSRKVTLFHQEAPGAITYRIPALLFLPNKSVFLAFAEKRSSPKDEHSMYLVMRRGHKKGTSVQWDPQSDLMSATIPGHRTMNPCPVYEKRSGKVFLFFICVWSNVTGWSQITTGKDFARLCYVSSPDGGHTWSQLTDLTDQVIGDDLRDWATFGVGPGHGVQLRSGRLVIPAYTYYTPRHLSSKPVIYLTRPHCFVFYSDDGGQNWARGQLVRSFQMEECQVAELTRQDDSQVLYCNARSPEKYRVEAFSTDDGNQFEEPFFCKKLPETGRGCQGSVVSFTSLLKPSEMGRRAKTVEPTHPLGVRPSTALNTTKEWLLFSHPTGRSKRVNLGIYLNTSPLVKGSWKDPWVLNEGPSGYSDLAVCEENRPLLFGCLFESGETTEHEEIAFRLFTSVELQKNTRGKPM from the exons ATGGCTGACGCGCGGGTGGTCTCTAGGAAGGTGACTCTATTCCACCAAGAAGCCCCCGGGGCCATCACCTACCGAATTCCCGCCCTGCTCTTCCTGCCCAACAAATCCGTTTTCCTGGCCTTTGCGGAGAAGCGGTCCTCACCCAAAGATGAACACTCCATGTATCTGGTGATGAGAAGAGGGCATAAGAAAGGGACGTCTGTCCAG TGGGATCCTCAAAGCGACTTGATGTCAGCCACGATTCCTGGCCACCGAACCATGAACCCTTGCCCAGTGTACGAGAAGAGAAGCGGCAAAGTTTTCCTGTTCTTTATCTGCGTCTGGTCCAACGTTACCGGATGGTCTCAAATCACAACAGGGAAGGACTTCGCCAGGCTGTGCTATGTCTCTAGCCCAGATGGCGGCCACACCTGGAGCCAGCTGACTGATTTGACCGACCAGGTGATCGGAGACGACTTGAGAGACTGGGCTACCTTTGGCGTCGGGCCGGGCCACGGGGTGCAGTTGCGCTCCGGGCGCCTGGTGATCCCGGCATACACTTACTACACCCCTCGGCATCTCTCCAGCAAGCCGGTCATTTACCTGACAAGGCCTCACTGCTTCGTTTTCTACAGTGATGACGGGGGCCAGAACTGGGCCCGGGGTCAGCTTGTCAGGAGCTTCCAGATGGAAGAGTGCCAGGTTGCTGAACTGACCCGCCAAGACGACAGCCAAGTATTATACTGCAATGCCCGCAGTCCCGAAAAGTACAGGGTTGAGGCCTTCAGCACAGACGACGGAAACCAATTTGAGGAGCCCTTCTTTTGCAAGAAGTTGCCGGAGACAGGGAGAGGTTGCCAGGGCAGCGTGGTGAGTTTCACCTCACTGCTGAAGCCCTCAGAAATGGGTCGCAGAGCAAAGACAGTCGAGCCAACTCATCCCCTGGGCGTTCGTCCCTCAACTGCCCTTAACACCACCAAAGAATGGCTGCTTTTCTCTCACCCCACAGGCAGATCCAAACGAGTCAACCTGGGCATCTACCTCAACACCTCCCCGCTGGTGAAGGGCAGCTGGAAGGACCCCTGGGTGCTGAACGAAGGGCCCAGCGGGTACTCGGACCTGGCCGTGTGCGAGGAGAACCGCCCGTTGCTCTTCGGCTGCTTGTTTGAGAGCGGAGAGACCACCGAGCATGAAGAGATTGCCTTCCGGCTCTTCACCAGCGTCGAGCTTCAGAAGAACACAAGGGGGAAGCCGATGTGA
- the LOC130485401 gene encoding sialidase-3-like, with amino-acid sequence MAEVRAGSGKVTLFHQEAPGGLTYRIPALLYLCDESVFLAFAEKRSSAKDEHAKYLVMRRGQKEGMSVQWSPEEPLMTAILPGHRTMNPCPVYEKKNGRVFLFFICVQTHVTEWHQIKLGRNAARLCYVSSQNGGHTWSQLTDLTREVIGDDLRNWATFAVGPGHGLQMSSGRLVIPAYAYYIRRNCFSTSAANCARPHSLIFYSDDHGQNWARGQLLKNLRTIECQVAEVARQDNIQVLYCNSRSPDKYRVEAFSMDNGGHFEESFLCKELPETGGGCQGSVVSFTPVMKPLEPGRRENTAASSHFLGSHHSAALKTTKTWMVFSHPTSRHKRVNLGIYLNTSPLAKSSWTAPWVIYDGPCGYSDLVVCEEGHLLLFGCLFECGVSSECEEIAFQLFTDMELLRNVREA; translated from the exons ATGGCTGAAGTTCGGGCGGGCTCTGGGAAGGTGACTCTGTTCCACCAAGAAGCGCCCGGGGGCCTCACCTACCGCATCCCAGCCCTGCTCTACCTGTGCGACGAGTCCGTTTTCCTGGCCTTTGCGGAGAAGCGGTCCTCAGCCAAAGACGAACATGCCAAGTACCTGGTGATGAGAAGAGGGCAGAAGGAAGGGATGTCTGTCCAG TGGAGCCCTGAGGAGCCTCTGATGACTGCCATTTTGCCTGGCCATCGCACCATGAACCCTTGCCCTGTGTACGAGAAGAAGAACGGGAGAGTTTTCCTGTTCTTTATCTGCGTCCAGACACATGTCACGGAATGGCACCAGATCAAGTTGGGGAGGAACGCCGCCAGGCTGTGCTACGTCTCCAGCCAAAATGGTGGCCACACCTGGAGCCAGTTGACGGATTTGACCCGTGAGGTGATCGGAGATGACTTGAGAAACTGGGCCACCTTTGCCGTTGGGCCAGGTCATGGGTTGCAGATGAGTTCTGGACGCCTGGTGATTCCAGCATACGCCTACTACATCCGCAGGAATTGCTTCTCCACCTCCGCTGCTAACTGTGCACGGCCACATTCCTTGATTTTCTACAGTGATGACCACGGGCAGAACTGGGCCCGGGGCCAGCTCCTGAAGAACCTGCGGACAATCGAATGCCAGGTCGCTGAGGTGGCCCGCCAAGACAACATCCAAGTGTTATACTGCAACTCCCGCAGTCCGGACAAGTATAGGGTTGAGGCCTTCAGCATGGACAACGGAGGCCATTTCGAGGAATCCTTCCTATGCAAGGAGTTGCCGGAGACAGGAGGCGGTTGCCAGGGCAGCGTGGTGAGTTTCACCCCAGTGATGAAGCCCTTGGAGCCAGGCCGAAGAGAAAATACAGCCGCGTCATCTCACTTTCTGGGCAGTCACCACTCGGCCGCTCTGAAGACCACCAAGACCTGGATGGTTTTCTCCCACCCCACAAGCAGACACAAGCGAGTCAACCTGGGCATCTACCTCAACACCTCCCCACTGGCAAAGAGCAGCTGGACGGCCCCCTGGGTGATCTACGACGGGCCCTGTGGCTACTCGGACCTGGTCGTGTGCGAGGAGGGCCATTTGCTGCTCTTTGGATGCCTGTTTGAATGCGGCGTGTCCAGCGAATGTGAGGAAATCGCCTTCCAGCTCTTCACTGACATGGAGCTCCTGAGGAACGTGAGGGAAGCCTGA
- the LOC130485400 gene encoding sialidase-3-like → MAEAQVGSGKVTLFRQEAPGGITYRIPALLYLPHKSVFLAFAEKRSSFKDEDAEFLVMRQGRKEGVTVQWGPQEPLTTAILPGHRTMNPCPVYEKKNSRVFLFFICVRTHVTEWQQIRSGRNAARLCYISTQDGGHTWSQLTDLTREVIGDDLRNWATFAVGPGHGLQTSSGRLVIPAYTYYIHKRCFGHSLLCWTKPHCFIFYSDDLGQKWIQGQLLKNLRTTECQVAEVSCRGKSQVLYCSARSPDKSRVEAFSTDRGDRFEEYFLCKELCEPPNGCQGSVVSFTPTLQSSELGRIKNTGETTHLSGIHFPSASVENSGSWLVFSHPTNRCKRINLGIYLNTSPLDKGFWKPPWMLYEGPCGYSDLAVCEEGPSLLFGCLFECGVSSECEEIAFQLFTDTELLRNVGEGCPCATSSSEEQLL, encoded by the exons ATGGCTGAAGCTCAAGTGGGCTCTGGGAAGGTGACTCTCTTCCGTCAAGAAGCACCCGGGGGCATCACCTACCGCATCCCGGCCTTACTGTACCTGCCCCACAAGTCGGTGTTCCTGGCTTTCGCAGAGAAGCGCTCATCGTTCAAGGATGAAGATGCTGAATTCCTGGTGATGAGACAAGGCCGTAAAGAGGGGGTGACTGTCCAG TGGGGACCTCAGGAGCCCCTGACGACTGCCATTTTGCCTGGCCATCGTACCATGAACCCTTGCCCCGTGTATGAGAAGAAGAACAGCAGAGTTTTCCTGTTCTTTATCTGCGTCCGGACACACGTCACCGAATGGCAGCAGATCAGGTCAGGGAGGAACGCCGCCAGGCTGTGCTACATCTCTACCCAAGATGGCGGCCACACCTGGAGCCAGTTGACGGATTTGACCCGTGAGGTGATCGGAGATGACTTGAGAAACTGGGCCACCTTTGCCGTCGGGCCGGGCCACGGGTTGCAGACGAGCTCCGGACGCCTGGTGATTCCAGCTTACACCTATTATATCCACAAACGTTGCTTCGGCCATTCTCTCCTGTGCTGGACCAAGCCTCATTGCTTCATTTTCTACAGCGATGACCTTGGGCAGAAGTGGATCCAGGGGCAACTCCTCAAGAATTTGAGGACAACAGAGTGCCAAGTCGCGGAAGTGTCCTGCCGGGGCAAGTCCCAAGTCCTGTACTGCAGCGCCCGCAGTCCGGACAAGAGCCGCGTCGAGGCCTTCAGTACGGACCGTGGAGACCGATTTGAGGAGTATTTCCTCTGCAAGGAACTCTGTGAGCCACCCAATGGCTGCCAGGGCAGCGTGGTGAGCTTCACCCCAACTCTGCAGTCCTCGGAGCTCGGCCGAATAAAAAATACAGGTGAAACGACTCACCTGTCGGGCATTCACTTCCCCTCGGCCTCTGTCGAGAACTCCGGGTCGTGGCTTGTTTTCTCCCACCCCACGAACCGATGCAAACGGATCAATCTGGGCATCTACCTCAACACCTCCCCGCTTGACAAGGGCTTCTGGAAGCCCCCCTGGATGCTCTACGAAGGGCCCTGCGGCTACTCGGACCTGGCCGTCTGTGAGGAGGGCCCGTCGCTCCTCTTTGGTTGCTTGTTTGAATGCGGCGTGTCCAGCGAATGTGAGGAGATTGCCTTCCAGCTCTTCACCGACACTGAGCTCCTGAGGAATGTGGGGGAAGGCTGTCCTTGCGCGACCTCTTCTTCAGAAGAGCAGCTGCTCTAA